In Penicillium oxalicum strain HP7-1 chromosome I, whole genome shotgun sequence, a single window of DNA contains:
- a CDS encoding Sulfide:quinone oxidoreductase gives MLVGRQVSSAARAAGRTAHALPRARNYATVSESPVAAPGRAHKVVVVGGGSAGMAISHQLLQSGKFSQDDIAIVDPAEWHHYQPGWTLVGGGLKTKEELRRPLKELADSKLKLYADSLNYEQLIVAPGLALNWGAIKGLPEALADPTAPVSSIYGYDSVSKVFGTIKRLEKGNAIFTQPAGVIKCAGAPQKIMWLALDHWKRAGLYDPADPAGSPIKINFATGLPVMFGVPKYNKALTALQQERGVNGLFQHDLVAIDGNKATFARPDGQGQVTTTFDLLHVAPKMGAPAFVKNSVLANEAGFVDVDDATTRHKKFGNVWSAGDASSLPTSKTAAAVTSQSPVLVRNLLQTMEGKQPDAHYDGYTSCPLLTEYGKVLLAEFKYGGVPKETFGDWFGIDQAKPRRSFYHLKKDFFPWVYYNAMVKGNWAGPKGWIN, from the exons ATGCTCGTCGGTCGCCAAGTATCATCGGCAGCTCGTGCGGCTGGCCGCACCGCACACGCTCTGCCTCGCGCTCGCAACTACGCTACCGTCTCAGAGTCCCCAGTCGCCGCACCGGGTCGCGCCCACAAGGTCGTCGTGGTGGGTGGTGGCTCGGCTGGTATGGCCATCAGCCATCAGCTGTTGCAGTCGGGCAAGTTCTCCCAGGACGACATTGCGATTGTCGACCCCGCCGAATGGCACCACTACCAACCCGGCTGGACGCTCGTTGGCGGTGGCCTCAAAACCAAGGAGGAATTGCGACGACCACTGAAGGAGTTGGCCGACTCCAAGTTGAAGCTCTACGCTGACAGC CTCAACTACGAGCAATTGATCGTGGCTCCCGGTCTGGCGCTAAACTGGGGCGCCATCAAGGGTCTGCCCGAAGCGTTGGCTGACCCGACCGCTCCTGTCTCTTCCATCTACGGCTACGATTCCGTCAGCAAGGTCTTTGGTACCAtcaagagactggagaaGGGCAATGCAATCTTCACTCAACCGGCCGGCGTGATCAAGTGTGCGGGTGCTCCGCAGAAGATCATGTGGCTCGCTCTGGATCACTGGAAGCGTGCCGGTCTCTACGACCCGGCTGACCCGGCCGGATCTCCGATCAAGATCAACTTCGCCACCGGGTTGCCAGTCATGTTCGGCGTGCCCAAGTACAACAAGGCCCTGACGGCACTGCAGCAAGAGCGTGGTGTAAACGGTCTCTTCCAGCACGACCTGGTCGCCATTGACGGCAACAAGGCCACCTTTGCCCGCCCCGATGGACAGGGGCAAGTCACCACCACCTTTGACCTGCTCCACGTAGCCCCCAAGATGGGCGCGCCTGCCTTTGTCAAGAACAGCGTTCTCGCCAACGAGGCTGGCTTTGTCGACGTGGACGACGCCACCACCCGTCACAAGAAGTTCGGCAATGTCTGGTCCGCGGGCGATGCCTCTTCTCTGCCCACGTCTAAGACCGCGGCTGCAGTGACCTCGCAGTCGCCCGTGCTGGTGCGCAACCTGCTGCAGACCATGGAGGGTAAGCAGCCGGATGCGCATTACGATGGATACACCTCCTGCCCACTCCTGACCGAATACGGCAAGGTGCTCCTCGCCGAGTTCAAATACGGTGGAGTGCCCAAGGAGACGTTTGGGGACTGGTTCGGTATCGATCAGGCCAAGCCGCGCCGATCCTTCTATCACTTGAAGAAGGACTTTTTCCCATGGGTGTACTACAACGCCATGGTGAAGGGCAACTGGGCCGGGCCGAAGGGGTGGATCAACTAG